Proteins found in one Cervus canadensis isolate Bull #8, Minnesota chromosome 24, ASM1932006v1, whole genome shotgun sequence genomic segment:
- the LOC122426893 gene encoding selenoprotein F-like, whose translation MAARPYGWLGAAFVLRLLLATVLQTVSALGAEFSSESCRELGFSSNLLCSSCDLLGQFNLLQLDPDCRGCCQEEAQFETKKLYAGAILEVCGUKLGRFPQVQAFVRSDKPKLFKGLQIKYVRGSDPVLKLLDDSGNIAEELSILKWNTDSVEEFLSEKLERI comes from the coding sequence ATGGCGGCCCGGCCGTATGGATGGCTTGGCGCGGCGTTtgtgctgcggctgctgctggcCACCGTGCTTCAAACggtctctgcattgggagcagagtttTCCTCAGAGTCTTGCAGAGAGTTAGGTTTCTCCAGCAACTTGCTCTGCAGCTCCTGTGATTTGCTTGGACAGTTCAACCTTCTGCAGCTGGATCCTGACTGTAGAGGGTGCTGTCAGGAAGAAGCACAATTTGAAACTAAAAAGCTGTATGCAGGAGCTATTCTTGAAGTCTGTGGATGAAAATTGGGGAGGTTCCCTCAAGTCCAAGCTTTCGTCAGGAGTGATAAACCCAAACTATTCAAAGGACTGCAAATCAAGTATGTTCGCGGTTCAGACCCTGTGCTAAAGCTTTTGGACGACAGCGGGAACATTGCTGAAGAACTAAGCATCCTCAAGTGGAACACAGACAGTGTAGAAGAATTCCTGAGTGAAAAGTTGGAACGCATATAA